The DNA sequence TTCTGATCCGCCTCGTTGGCTTTTAGGTGACTCAGATGCTTATGATTCCGGGCAAAGAACGGCATCTGCGTTTTTGGAACCTGCGGATCTTTCTTCCAAAAAGTTACAAGACCAGGATGTTATCAACCTAATCAGAGAGTTGCCTAAGACGGAGATCCATCTTCATTTAGAAGCATGCGTCAATAAGGATACCATGAAAAAACTCATGGTTAAAAATGGGATCCAACTCAGCGATGAAGAGTTTGAAGCTAAGTTTAATTTTAAAGACCTAAACGGTTTTATCCAAGTATTCTTCTTTATCCAAAGTTTGGTGAAAGAACCTGCCGACCTTTATTATTTTGTGGGAAGCCTCGCAGAATACATGAGAGCAAATAGGATCTTATATACCGAAGTATTCTTCGCTCCTTCTAAGTTTATCCAAAACGGTTTAGACTTCGACGAGATGGTAAGCCAACTTGTAGAAGGTATTAGAGAAGAGAAAGAGAAGGATGGTATTGAGATCCGCCTTCTTGTAGACGTTTCCAGATCCTTCGGTCCTGAAAACGCGATGAACAACTTAAATAGAGTTCTTAAACTCAAACATAAGGAAGTTATCGGGATCGGTTTGGGTGGAGCGGAACTTATGGGACCGGCTCGAGACTACGCAGAAGTATTCAAAAAAGCTAAAGAAGCTGGGCTCAGAACAGTTGCTCACTCCGGAGAGGACGACGGTCCTTGGGCAATTTGGGAAGCTGTAGAACTTTGTAAGGCGGAACGTATAGGCCATGGAACTTCTGCCATCCAAGATCCTGAACTGGTGAATTATCTAAGAGAAAACAAAATCCCGATAGAGATTTGTGTTACGTCTAATGTGTTTACCGGGAAATATGTGCGCAAAGAACAGAATCACCCTGTTCGTTATTATTATGACCAAGGTCTTCCGCTATGTATTAATACGGATGATCCTGAAATATTCAACGTCAACCTGACTTATGAATATTTTAAACTTTGGAGATTTTTGGACTTTTCCTTGGACGAGATCGTGGATCTGATCAGACAAGGTGTATATGCTACCTTCCATCCTCAAAAGGAAACACTTTGGAAGGATATGGAAGTCCAGATCAAAAAAGTAAAAGAGAAATACGGTCTCTTAGAACCCAGCCTAAAGTAAATTTCTTTCTTGCAATCAGCATTATACTTCGTTTAAAATTCCCTTCCGGAGTTTAAGATGAAGTTGAAAATTTTCTTAGGTGTTACTCTTGCCTTAATCGTTTCGGGTGTTGGCTATTTTTATTATTTGGGTGCATTTGATACCGTTCAAGTAAAGGAAGAAACATTAGGACCATTCTATGTTCTATCACATGATAGAGTAGGGAATTATAGAAACGTAGGGGAAACTTTCGAAACCATCCAGAAGGAATTTCCGGAGAAGGGGATTAAAAATTATAAAATGTTCGGGATCTATAAAGATAACCCGAATACTGTTCCAGAAGAAAAATTAAGATGCGAAGTAGGTGCCTTATTTTCCGAACCTATCGCTGAAATTCCCTCCGGATTTTCTTTGCCCTTAAAATACAAAGTTATAGAAAAGAAAAGATATCTAGCTGCCGACTTTCCGCTTAAAAGTTTTGTTTCTATCTTTCTTGGAATTTTTAAAGTTTATCCAGAACTCACAAAGGCCTGTATAGAAAAGGGTTGTGATATGAATGGTAAGGCCTCTATGGAGATTTACGAGCCAATCACGGAGAAAAATACGAAATATCTTTTCCCTTTAGATTCCTCCGGGATAGATTGAGGTAAGGAATGTTTTCTCAACTCAAAGAACTCTTGAATGTTTCTCTTCCTATTGATCGGAAAAAATTTTTTGTTACAGGAATAATTCTATTCTTCATTAAATATAGTATAGATAGAATTATAGCTTATGCATTTTTCGATCGCTTATGGTGGATCTCTGAGTATTTCAAAGATCCTGGAAAGATCGTCCTACAGAAATTTGAGCCGGAAGAATCCAGGTTTTATTTTACCTTACTCTTGGTCTCTTTGCCTTTCATTTATTTAGGTACAATATTCTGCATCAAGAGGTTAAGAAGTATAGGTTTAAGTTCTTTCTGGGTACTTTTGTTTTTTGTTCCATTTCTGAACTTTCTAATGTTCTTTTTATTATCCGTACTTCCGGAAAATTTATATAATAATAAAGAAGTCGGATCTTCTCCTGAGTTTTTTCCGAAGTCTAAGCTGATTGTTTCTATTTGGTCGATCATTTTTGCTGCGAGTATCTCACTTCTATTCAGCATTTTTTCTACAGATATATTAAAAGCCTACGGAGCGAGTTTGTTCGTAGGCGGACCATTTATAATAGGATTTACTTCCGTAGTATTATATTCCAGAGCTGAACCAGTCGACTTTAAACAAGCAATGCTCATCTCGTTTACGGCGATTTCAATAGCAGGCATTCTTACATTAATAGTCGCCTTGGAAGGAATTATCTGTCTTATGATGGCTGCTCCATTGGCCTACTTTCTGGGGTTTTTAGGTGGAGGAATCGCATATCTTCTTCAGGCGAAGTCCAAACTAGTATCCTCCATTCTGCCATTTTTGTTTTTGATCTTACCTTCGGTTGCGTATTTAGAAGCCAATTTGGATAAAAAATCCGATTGGTATATGGTAGAAACCAGTCTGAAAATTTCCTCGTCCAGAGAAAAAGTTTGGAAAGGTCTATTCGAATTTTCTGATATACCTGAACCTAAGGAAATTATCTTTAATGCGGGAGTTTCTTATCCAGTTCGTGCAAGGGTGGAAGGAAAAGGAATCGGTGCAATTCGATACTGTGAGTTTAATAACGGAGTATTCGTGGAAGAAATCACCAATTGGGATGAGAACAATTCATTAGAATTTAATGTTATCCGCCAACCTGATGCAATGAAAGAGCTGAGTCCTTATAAAAATATCAGACCTACACATCTGGACGGATACTTTGCATCTAAAAAAGGGAGTTTCCAATTGGTTTCCTTGGGAAAGAATGAGACACTTCTAATCGGAAGGACCTGGTTCTTAAATAAATTCGGTCCAACTACGTACTGGAATGTTTGGATCCATTGGATTTTACATAAGATCCATTATAGAGTTTTGGATCATATACGTAATTCTGTCGAAGTTTCTTCGTAAAACGATGAGCAGTCGGCGGTTTAGAATTTTGCAAAATCAGACAAATAAGTATTTCCAACATCTTAAAATTCCCGCGAAATAGTCGCCTATGAGCGTTTTCAAAACCTTATTCGAATATTGCCGGATCCCGGAAAGGATCTGGAAAAAATTATTATCGATCGGAGTAGAAGACGCGCCTGGGGCTAGATACATAGTCGCTACCAATGCCGTAGTATTGATTACGGCTATATTCACATTAGTTTATTATATCGTATTCACTGCCTTCGGATTAGTATTTCCAATCTGGCTCTACTTACTTTGGACAGCGAATGTTTTCGGATATGCTTTCGTACTATTCTTGAACTTTATTCGTTCCCATAAGGCCGCTAGACTATTACTTGCTGCTGTAGGGACAATGCAACTTTTGATGATCTCCAGGATCTTGCCTCAAGAAGCAGGGTTGGATTTATACATTATTGCAAGTTTTGCATTTCCTTTTTATATTTTTCCTCCGGAAGAGAAAAAATACATCTATATGATGGAAGCAGCACTTGCACTTTTGTTCGTTGCCGTCCATATCATTCCTTATTTTTTCGATCCGATCCTTAGCTTAGATCCGAAATACAAAAGTTACTTTTATTTTATTAGTTTGATCCTCGTAGTTGCCTGGTTTTCATTCATCGGCAAAGAATTAGCACAGGCTGCCTGGGAGGCGGATCGTTCTCTTAAGGAAGAAAAAGCAAAAACAGAATTACTTTTGTTGAATATACTTCCGAAGGAAACTGCAGAAGAGCTTAAAAAAACCGGAAGTTCCGAGCCAAGGCTGATTACACAAGCTACAGTCCTATTCACGGACTTTTACGGATTCACTTCCATCGCAGAAAAACTTACTCCAAATGATCTGGTGAAAGAACTAGATTTTTGTTTTAGGCATTTCGACTCGGTTACTGAAACACATAGATTGGAAAAATTGAAAACGATCGGAGACGCATATATGTGTGTAGCCGGGGTTCCTTCTTACAGATCTTCACATGCGGTAGACAGTTTGCTCGCCGCATTAGAAATGCTGGAACGTTTAGAGGAATTATCCAAATTAAAAAAAGGACCTAACTGGAAGGCAAGAATAGGAATCCACTCAGGACCCTTAGTTGCAGGAGTCATCGGTGCACGAAAATTTTCATACGATGTATGGGGAGACACAGTCAATCTTGCGAGTCGAATGGAATCCAATAGCGAACCTGGTAAAGTAAACGTGACACAATCAATTGTAGATTTAACCGATGAATATTTCCAATTCAAGTCCCGTGGAAAACTGCCAGTGAAGAACAAAGAAAAAACAGCAATGTATTTTCTATTAGGATTAAAACCGGAATTCAGAGATCGAAAAAATCCACGAAACCCAAACGGAAAATTCTGGGAAGAATACGGCAAACAATTCGGAAGAAGAGAGCCGATTATTTCATTTTAAAAATAATTTGGCCGCGTCCTCGCGAACGATCCATGGGCGCTTATCGAGGCACACCAAACAGCTCGGACCGGGCTCTCGCCTTCGGTCAAAAAATCGCATTCGCGATTTTTATGACCCCGGCTCGATCCCTCGCGGGCAGAGAGCGAAGACAATGATTGTGCAAGTAAATTTGCGTTGTAGGAGCTCCTACACGAGTTGTAAAATTTGCTTGAAAGAATTAGGAATTTCTGATATGGGAATGGGAGCTTTCCCACAAGCCACTCCCCCCAATCCCAATGCAGGGTGGGGGTCGTTTTTGAAACTTTGACTCCGATCAAATGCAGCTGCCCATTCAATCTTTTCGCTCGTTTGATCTTTCGATCATCGACTCGCATACGCGGTCGTCTTCTCGCTCCTATTGTCGCTGCGAAGGGGTGGGGGCGAGCGCTTACACATGTAGGAACTCCTACAAAAAGATCATTACTTAAACTTTTTCAGCTTCTAATTTTCTCCAAGTAATATAAGAAACAGCAACTAGTACCAAGAAAATAAATGGAGTCGCGAAATTTGGATCTTTCGCTAAAAGATGAGAAAGCCCTGCACCTAACACATTGAAGGTGATTCCTGCATAAGCCCATTCTTTGAGCCTTGGAAATTTAGGATAAAGAAGTGCAATTGCGCTTAAACCTTTCGCAGGTCCTAAGATTAAAGCTAGGTATCCAGGATAGCCTAGGTGTGCGAGTCCCTCTAAAACTTGTGGGCTTTGACTTGTATATGCATACGCACCGAATAAATTTCCAACAGCGATAAGACCTGTGGTTGCCCAATATAAAACTTTAATAACTGTTTTGTTCATATAGATCCTCTGATTTCGAGATTCGATATAGTTAAGAATTCAACTTCAGCTGTAAATATAAATCGATATAGAATTTCAATTGCTCATGGATTGTAGAAGCTTCTACAGCAAGATGGAAAGAAGATTCGATTTTGGGGAGGGAATATTGCTGACAATATGGCATTTTTGAATGTAAACTAAAATACAATAAAATAGTTTACTTTTTTGAATTGGTTCCGTCCTAGTGGTAGTAGGACAAGGTTATGAAAATTTCTCTTCCACTCGATCGTTGGATACTTCAGCTCAAGAATAAACCCAAACTTTTAATTTGGGGCATTCTTCCAATACTCTTACTTCTGGTTCTTCTTATTTGGAGAAGTAGGAATTCCAACACCGACACTTCTGAAATTATCCAAGGCTCCATAATAGAATCGGTATATGGTCTCGCAACCGTCAGTTCCTCCGAAGTGTATCATCTTAGGGTTGCGATACCTTCTGCCATTCGAAAAATTTATGTGGAAGAAGGCGATCAGGTCCAAGAAGGAACTCCTCTCGTAGAGTTCGATAGTTTTGGCACTATGAAATCTCCTTTTGCAGGAGTAGTAACTAACGTTGCTTATGAAACCAAAGAGACTGTGGTCCCTCAAACTCCAGTAATAACCGTGATGGATCTGAAAAAAAGATACCTGACTGTATCTTTAGAAGAAAAAGGTGCGGTAAAGGTTAAAAAAGGCCAGAAGGTTCGCATTCGTTTCGAAGCATTAGGAGATAAAAACTTCGGAGGAGAAGTTAAGTCAGTATATCCCGCAGACGGACAATTCCAAGTCCATATCACTCCGATCGGAATCCCTACCGAGATACTTCCTGGAATGACAGCCGATATTGCAATAGAGACTTCGAGTAAGGAAAACGTTATATTGGTTC is a window from the Leptospira andrefontaineae genome containing:
- the add gene encoding adenosine deaminase, which produces MGVTFSEILERIRILDRDVSELNRLKSRLPADRPYSSSLQISFDKQINNLLNERIRLLDLEISDPPRWLLGDSDAYDSGQRTASAFLEPADLSSKKLQDQDVINLIRELPKTEIHLHLEACVNKDTMKKLMVKNGIQLSDEEFEAKFNFKDLNGFIQVFFFIQSLVKEPADLYYFVGSLAEYMRANRILYTEVFFAPSKFIQNGLDFDEMVSQLVEGIREEKEKDGIEIRLLVDVSRSFGPENAMNNLNRVLKLKHKEVIGIGLGGAELMGPARDYAEVFKKAKEAGLRTVAHSGEDDGPWAIWEAVELCKAERIGHGTSAIQDPELVNYLRENKIPIEICVTSNVFTGKYVRKEQNHPVRYYYDQGLPLCINTDDPEIFNVNLTYEYFKLWRFLDFSLDEIVDLIRQGVYATFHPQKETLWKDMEVQIKKVKEKYGLLEPSLK
- a CDS encoding GyrI-like domain-containing protein yields the protein MKIFLGVTLALIVSGVGYFYYLGAFDTVQVKEETLGPFYVLSHDRVGNYRNVGETFETIQKEFPEKGIKNYKMFGIYKDNPNTVPEEKLRCEVGALFSEPIAEIPSGFSLPLKYKVIEKKRYLAADFPLKSFVSIFLGIFKVYPELTKACIEKGCDMNGKASMEIYEPITEKNTKYLFPLDSSGID
- a CDS encoding DUF805 domain-containing protein, which produces MFSQLKELLNVSLPIDRKKFFVTGIILFFIKYSIDRIIAYAFFDRLWWISEYFKDPGKIVLQKFEPEESRFYFTLLLVSLPFIYLGTIFCIKRLRSIGLSSFWVLLFFVPFLNFLMFFLLSVLPENLYNNKEVGSSPEFFPKSKLIVSIWSIIFAASISLLFSIFSTDILKAYGASLFVGGPFIIGFTSVVLYSRAEPVDFKQAMLISFTAISIAGILTLIVALEGIICLMMAAPLAYFLGFLGGGIAYLLQAKSKLVSSILPFLFLILPSVAYLEANLDKKSDWYMVETSLKISSSREKVWKGLFEFSDIPEPKEIIFNAGVSYPVRARVEGKGIGAIRYCEFNNGVFVEEITNWDENNSLEFNVIRQPDAMKELSPYKNIRPTHLDGYFASKKGSFQLVSLGKNETLLIGRTWFLNKFGPTTYWNVWIHWILHKIHYRVLDHIRNSVEVSS
- a CDS encoding adenylate/guanylate cyclase domain-containing protein, which translates into the protein MSVFKTLFEYCRIPERIWKKLLSIGVEDAPGARYIVATNAVVLITAIFTLVYYIVFTAFGLVFPIWLYLLWTANVFGYAFVLFLNFIRSHKAARLLLAAVGTMQLLMISRILPQEAGLDLYIIASFAFPFYIFPPEEKKYIYMMEAALALLFVAVHIIPYFFDPILSLDPKYKSYFYFISLILVVAWFSFIGKELAQAAWEADRSLKEEKAKTELLLLNILPKETAEELKKTGSSEPRLITQATVLFTDFYGFTSIAEKLTPNDLVKELDFCFRHFDSVTETHRLEKLKTIGDAYMCVAGVPSYRSSHAVDSLLAALEMLERLEELSKLKKGPNWKARIGIHSGPLVAGVIGARKFSYDVWGDTVNLASRMESNSEPGKVNVTQSIVDLTDEYFQFKSRGKLPVKNKEKTAMYFLLGLKPEFRDRKNPRNPNGKFWEEYGKQFGRREPIISF
- a CDS encoding DoxX family protein, with amino-acid sequence MNKTVIKVLYWATTGLIAVGNLFGAYAYTSQSPQVLEGLAHLGYPGYLALILGPAKGLSAIALLYPKFPRLKEWAYAGITFNVLGAGLSHLLAKDPNFATPFIFLVLVAVSYITWRKLEAEKV
- a CDS encoding efflux RND transporter periplasmic adaptor subunit → MKISLPLDRWILQLKNKPKLLIWGILPILLLLVLLIWRSRNSNTDTSEIIQGSIIESVYGLATVSSSEVYHLRVAIPSAIRKIYVEEGDQVQEGTPLVEFDSFGTMKSPFAGVVTNVAYETKETVVPQTPVITVMDLKKRYLTVSLEEKGAVKVKKGQKVRIRFEALGDKNFGGEVKSVYPADGQFQVHITPIGIPTEILPGMTADIAIETSSKENVILVPIKGIQSGKIKVLENGKVHIKKIETGLTNGEYAELVSGDVRLGDRVLVQEDK